Below is a window of Senegalia massiliensis DNA.
TGTTCACCTGTATCTGGATCTCTTCCTAATAAAAATGAACCAATTTCCACTGCTCGTATACCAGCCTCTTTATACAATTCTACACATAAAGACTGAGCAGGAAATTCATAGTATGGTATATGTGGTAACATCTTTTTAGCATCTACAAATACTGCATGACCTCCTACTGGCTTTTGTATCGGTATTCCTATTTTCTCTAGTTCTCTTCCCAAGTATTCAACTTGACCTATTCTACAAGTTAAATAATCTTCTTCTATTACTTCACGTAAACCTCTAGATAAAGCTTCCATATCTCTACCAGATAGACCTCCATAAGTAGGAAATCCTTCTATTGGAATCACATTTTGTCTAACACTTTCAAATAGTTTCTCATCATCTTTTAGAGCTATCATTCCACCCATATTAACTATTCCATCTTTTTTAGCACTCATGGTAAGTCCTTCACCATATGAAAACATCTCTTTTATTATTTCTTTTATAGATTTATCTTCATAACCTTTTTCTCTCTTCTTTATAAAATATGCATTTTCAGCAAAACGTGCTGAATCAAAAATTATTTTTAATTCATATTTATCTGCTAATTCTTTAACTTTCTTTATGTTTTCTATAGATACTGGTTGCCCTCCTGCACTATTACATGTAACTGTAATTATTATAAATGCACAACTTTCTTTTCCATTTTGCTCTATGAATTGTTCTAATTTTGCTATGTCAAAATTTCCTTTAAAAGGATGTTCTATAGCTGTATCGTATGCCTCATCTATTACTAAATTAACAGCTCTACCACCTTTTAATTCTATATGAGCCTTTGTAGTATCAAAATGCATATTTCCTAATACATATTGTCCTTTTTTAATTAACAACGGAAAGATAACGTTTTCCGCACCTCTACCTTGATGTGTAGGTACAAAGTAATTATATCCTATTAAATCTTTTATAGTTTCTTTTAAATTATAATAATTTCTACTTCCTGCATATGATTCATCACCTATCATAAGACCTGACCACTGATTATCACTCATAGAACCCGTTCCACTATCAGTAAGTAAATCTATAAATATATCTTCACTTCTAAGTCCAAATTGGTTATATCCTACCTCTTTAATTTTTTTCTCTCTTTCTTCTTTAGGTATAAGTTTTATTGGTTCAACCATTTTAATTTTATATGGTTCTGCCATTTTTTCATACATTTAAATAACCTCCTTTTTATACTATCACCTATTTTAAATATTCGATAAAAATATGAAAAATCCTTTATTTAATATCAGAAAATTCTATATTTGTTATGTGCTCTATTTCTTTTTGAGTCCGTTTCACATATCCTAGTTCTTCATCTTCTAATTTTATATTTGGAAAAAACAATTTAAACTCTGTTCCTTTTCCTAAATTACTATCTACTTTTATTATTCCATTCATCTTTTCCATAAGATTTTTAACTAAATTAAGTCCTAAACCTGTGCCACTATCTACCCTAGGTAAATTATATTTTATACTATTAAATTTATTAAAAATTTTAGGTATATTTTCCTTTTTTATTCCTATACCAGTATCTTTTACTGAAACTACTAAGTGTTCTTGACCTTCATATAAATTTACTAATATTTGTCCTCCCTCAGGAGTAAATTTAGTAGCATTTGATAATAAATTTAGTATTATTCTTTCATACTTATCTATATCTAATGCTACTATTTTCTCCTCAAATTCAGTATCAAATATAACTTCTATTCCTTTACTATCAGTTAAATCTATTATAGAATTCGTAAGTTCTTCTGTACAATGAACTATATCATAGTTTTTCATATCTAATTCTAAAAATCCAGCTTGAAACTTTTCTATATCTAAAAAATTATTTATAAGTCTAAGTAATCTATATGAATTAATTTTCATCATTTCAATATGACTTGTAACATTTTTACTTAATAATTTTTTATATTTATCTGTAAGCAGCAATTGACTTGCTGAAATTATAATATTTGCAGGTGATCTAAGTTCATGAGAAATCAATGAAAAGAATTTATTTTTTGTATTTAAAAACTCTGATTCCTCTGTTATATCCATTCCTGTTATTACTACTGATTTTATATTTTCATCTTCATCATATATAGGTATCCTTGAAAATTTCATAATTTTTTTAGTTCCATTTTGAAACTGAAGTTTAGATTTGCTCAATGTTTCAAAATTCTTATCTCTAATACTATCTATAGTATGATTGATTATATCACATCTCTGTGACTTTTCTATATCATAAAGTGATATTCCATATAAATCATCTTTCTCAATATCTACTCCTGTGACTCCATCAATTAATTTAATTGACGGGTTATTAATATATTGTATACGCAAACTAGGATAGCCAACTATCATAACAGCCATATTGAAATTTTCCATAACAGCCATAAATAATTTTTCTCTTTTTTGGACTTTCTGTTTTAAGAATTCGGAATATTCTATTTTATTTTTACTTCTTAATTGTTTTTCTAAAGTGCTTTTTATATGTAATAATGATTCATAATATTTAAATTTTTCTTCTTCATTAATCAAAATAATAGTTAAAATAGATAATAACTTATCTTTCCTATCATTTATTGGCACAGATATCTCTATATATTTATCATTATCAATTATAGAATACTCCCTATTTAAGAAAACTTCACCAGTAGCATTAATTCCCATAAACTTATTTTCCCAACATACACCCTCTACTAAATTAGTATAACTTAATTCATTTAAACATTCTGTGGATCCCCACTGTTTTAATAAGTAGCAATTTTTATCAAAAAAATTTATGCTTATATCATATTTTTTTTGATTAATAAGTAATAATTCTATATAAGGAGATATTTTATTTAAAATATCTTTATACTCTTTTATAGACTTATTATATTTTTCATTTGTATATTTAAATATACTCCTAGTTGTACTACTCATGCTATCCCACCTTTTTCTCTATTATATATATTATTATACAAATATTAAGAAAATCCTTCTTTTTTTAAATATATAGTAAAAAAATATCAAAAAGGGATATTAGTTCTTACTAATATCCCTTTTTGATATTAAAAAGTTTAAAATCTTAGACTTATACTTAGGAACAAGTTCTACAATTATACGACTAAGTTCAACTGTATCATGTCTAATATATTCATTTTTTATATCGATTAAATTATCTTCTATAATGTTAATATTATTAGCCTTTAAAAATTTTTCATCTTCCTTTGTTAATAATACAGGCTCTGACCCATCAAATGAATACTTTTCAAATATTTCCAAAGGTAATTTTTCATTATTTACTATTACATGATCAATTATATCTTCACTAGAATGTTTCAATATAGCAGATATATGATCTTTTACTGAGTAATTATCTGTTTCCCCAGGTTGTGTCATTACATTTGCAATATATACTTTATCTGCACTAGATTTCTCTAATTCTTCTACTATACCTTTAATCATTAAATTCGGTATTACGCTAGTATATAGACTTCCTGGTCCAAGCAATATTATATCTGCTCTTTTTATTTCTTCTATTGTTTCTTCAAGTGGAAATGATTCCTCAGGTTTTAAAAATACATAATCTATTTCACTATTTACCTTTCCATTAATAAGAGGTATATTAGATTCTCCTTTTACAGTTTTACCATTTTTAAGTTTGG
It encodes the following:
- a CDS encoding sensor histidine kinase; the encoded protein is MSSTTRSIFKYTNEKYNKSIKEYKDILNKISPYIELLLINQKKYDISINFFDKNCYLLKQWGSTECLNELSYTNLVEGVCWENKFMGINATGEVFLNREYSIIDNDKYIEISVPINDRKDKLLSILTIILINEEEKFKYYESLLHIKSTLEKQLRSKNKIEYSEFLKQKVQKREKLFMAVMENFNMAVMIVGYPSLRIQYINNPSIKLIDGVTGVDIEKDDLYGISLYDIEKSQRCDIINHTIDSIRDKNFETLSKSKLQFQNGTKKIMKFSRIPIYDEDENIKSVVITGMDITEESEFLNTKNKFFSLISHELRSPANIIISASQLLLTDKYKKLLSKNVTSHIEMMKINSYRLLRLINNFLDIEKFQAGFLELDMKNYDIVHCTEELTNSIIDLTDSKGIEVIFDTEFEEKIVALDIDKYERIILNLLSNATKFTPEGGQILVNLYEGQEHLVVSVKDTGIGIKKENIPKIFNKFNSIKYNLPRVDSGTGLGLNLVKNLMEKMNGIIKVDSNLGKGTEFKLFFPNIKLEDEELGYVKRTQKEIEHITNIEFSDIK
- a CDS encoding tryptophanase; this encodes MYEKMAEPYKIKMVEPIKLIPKEEREKKIKEVGYNQFGLRSEDIFIDLLTDSGTGSMSDNQWSGLMIGDESYAGSRNYYNLKETIKDLIGYNYFVPTHQGRGAENVIFPLLIKKGQYVLGNMHFDTTKAHIELKGGRAVNLVIDEAYDTAIEHPFKGNFDIAKLEQFIEQNGKESCAFIIITVTCNSAGGQPVSIENIKKVKELADKYELKIIFDSARFAENAYFIKKREKGYEDKSIKEIIKEMFSYGEGLTMSAKKDGIVNMGGMIALKDDEKLFESVRQNVIPIEGFPTYGGLSGRDMEALSRGLREVIEEDYLTCRIGQVEYLGRELEKIGIPIQKPVGGHAVFVDAKKMLPHIPYYEFPAQSLCVELYKEAGIRAVEIGSFLLGRDPDTGEQLESPLELLRLTIPRRVYTNNHMDVIVEAFKNINKRKEQLKGYTFSYEPKVLRHFIAKLKPIE